One genomic segment of Esox lucius isolate fEsoLuc1 chromosome 15, fEsoLuc1.pri, whole genome shotgun sequence includes these proteins:
- the ap5m1 gene encoding AP-5 complex subunit mu-1 isoform X2: protein MALRDDCFHQQHSPALELHVEGPGGGVLWPMLAISQGPLILACLPLVDAPAESRPPLASLFSVSQGLTLLAGLQAFLLGSKGKPDSEGLASRLAMMPFILLQVCPLGTPLDIPQPGASTAPAVPTPAGTQKQPAWKTGLHRGRAVVNVALTEMVRSMQYGNQSRQDLWDVYGTVTCKCEVEGVLPNVTVTLTLPPNGSPLLDVQVHPCVSSLDASILTATSVEDCDSSAFSGPYKFPFSPPLEPFRLCSYTSQVPVPPILGTYQLKEEDNQLCLTVSLKLHESVKNGFEYCEAHLPFFNRNQMGNVNVKVTSGQLDVSKEKNLLVWVIGQKFPKSREVSLEGAVGFSGQLPGPTDPLCTDLTAYIKLHFRVPDMTLSGCCVDQHSVQVYSSAKPRIVTSRELLSSEYYIWNSTGTAPLSSGHMML from the exons ATGGCTCTAAGGGATGACTGTTTTCACCAGCAACACTCACCTGCCCTGGAACTCCACGTTGAAGGCCCTGGTGGGGGTGTCCTCTGGCCAATGTTGGCCATTTCCCAGGGTCCTCTGATCTTGGCTTGCCTGCCTCTGGTGGATGCCCCCGCTGAATCCCGACCTCCCTTGGCCAGTCTGTTCTCCGTCTCCCAGGGTCTCACACTGCTGGCGGGTTTACAGGCCTTCCTCCTTGGGTCTAAGGGTAAACCTGACAGTGAGGGCCTAGCATCTCGCCTAGCCATGATGCCCTTTATCCTCCTGCAAGTCTGCCCGCTTGGGACACCTCTGGACATCCCCCAGCCTGGGGCCTCAACAGCACCAGCAGTGCCTACTCCTGCAGGCACCCAGAAACAGCCAGCCTGGAAAACAGGACTGCACCGTGGTCGAGCTGTGGTGAACGTAGCTTTAACCGAGATGGTGCGGTCTATGCAGTATGGAAACCAAAGCAGGCAGGACCTCTGGGATGTTTATGGCACTGTGACCTGCAAG TGTGAGGTGGAAGGGGTCCTACCCAATGTGACGGTCACTCTCACCCTGCCACCCAATGGATCCCCACTGCTGGATGTCCAGGTCCACCCATGTGTGTCTTCACTGGACGCCAGTATTCTGACAGCCACGAGTGTTGAAGACTGTGACAGCTCTGCCTTCTCTGGTCCCTACAAGTTCCCTTTCTCCCCTCCCCTTGAGCCTTTTAGGCTCTGCAGCTACACGTCTCAG GTTCCAGTGCCACCCATCCTAGGCACTTATCAGCTGAAGGAAGAAGACAATCAGCTATGTTTGACAGTGAGTCTCAAACTTCATGAGAGTGTAAAGAACGGCTTTGAGTACTGTGAGGCACATCTGCCATTCTTTAACAG GAATCAGATGGGTAATGTGAACGTGAAGGTGACTTCAGGGCAGCTTGATGTATCCAAGGAGAAAAACCTGCTGGTCTGGGTAATCG GTCAAAAGTTCCCGAAATCCCGTGAGGTGTCACTAGAGGGCGCTGTGGGTTTCTCAGGTCAACTACCAGGACCTACAGATCCTCTTTGTACTGATCTTACAGCTTACATTAAA TTGCACTTCAGAGTGCCAGACATGACTCTGTCTGGATGCTGTGTGGACCAACATTCAGTGCAGGTCTATTCCTCTGCAAAACCTCGTATAGTTACAT CTCGAGAGCTGTTATCGTCAGAGTATTACATCTGGAACTCAACAGGCACTGCACCACTGTCCTCTGGTCACATGATGCTGTGA
- the ap5m1 gene encoding AP-5 complex subunit mu-1 isoform X1 codes for MSVRALWIITHEKGESVAVQFSRRYPTVEHRAKFLAGSLYVTVPEDGAVLQLLLTELGLSDPDKPYMALRDDCFHQQHSPALELHVEGPGGGVLWPMLAISQGPLILACLPLVDAPAESRPPLASLFSVSQGLTLLAGLQAFLLGSKGKPDSEGLASRLAMMPFILLQVCPLGTPLDIPQPGASTAPAVPTPAGTQKQPAWKTGLHRGRAVVNVALTEMVRSMQYGNQSRQDLWDVYGTVTCKCEVEGVLPNVTVTLTLPPNGSPLLDVQVHPCVSSLDASILTATSVEDCDSSAFSGPYKFPFSPPLEPFRLCSYTSQVPVPPILGTYQLKEEDNQLCLTVSLKLHESVKNGFEYCEAHLPFFNRNQMGNVNVKVTSGQLDVSKEKNLLVWVIGQKFPKSREVSLEGAVGFSGQLPGPTDPLCTDLTAYIKLHFRVPDMTLSGCCVDQHSVQVYSSAKPRIVTSRELLSSEYYIWNSTGTAPLSSGHMML; via the exons ATGAGTGTGAGGGCATTGTGGATTATAACTCACGAGAAGGGAGAATCTGTAGCAGTGCAGTTTTCCAG GCGATACCCAACAGTGGAACATCGTGCTAAGTTTTTGGCAGGCTCCCTGTATGTGACTGTTCCAGAGGATGGTGCTGTGCTCCAGCTCCTACTCACTGAACTGGGCCTGTCAGATCCTGACAAACCTTACATGGCTCTAAGGGATGACTGTTTTCACCAGCAACACTCACCTGCCCTGGAACTCCACGTTGAAGGCCCTGGTGGGGGTGTCCTCTGGCCAATGTTGGCCATTTCCCAGGGTCCTCTGATCTTGGCTTGCCTGCCTCTGGTGGATGCCCCCGCTGAATCCCGACCTCCCTTGGCCAGTCTGTTCTCCGTCTCCCAGGGTCTCACACTGCTGGCGGGTTTACAGGCCTTCCTCCTTGGGTCTAAGGGTAAACCTGACAGTGAGGGCCTAGCATCTCGCCTAGCCATGATGCCCTTTATCCTCCTGCAAGTCTGCCCGCTTGGGACACCTCTGGACATCCCCCAGCCTGGGGCCTCAACAGCACCAGCAGTGCCTACTCCTGCAGGCACCCAGAAACAGCCAGCCTGGAAAACAGGACTGCACCGTGGTCGAGCTGTGGTGAACGTAGCTTTAACCGAGATGGTGCGGTCTATGCAGTATGGAAACCAAAGCAGGCAGGACCTCTGGGATGTTTATGGCACTGTGACCTGCAAG TGTGAGGTGGAAGGGGTCCTACCCAATGTGACGGTCACTCTCACCCTGCCACCCAATGGATCCCCACTGCTGGATGTCCAGGTCCACCCATGTGTGTCTTCACTGGACGCCAGTATTCTGACAGCCACGAGTGTTGAAGACTGTGACAGCTCTGCCTTCTCTGGTCCCTACAAGTTCCCTTTCTCCCCTCCCCTTGAGCCTTTTAGGCTCTGCAGCTACACGTCTCAG GTTCCAGTGCCACCCATCCTAGGCACTTATCAGCTGAAGGAAGAAGACAATCAGCTATGTTTGACAGTGAGTCTCAAACTTCATGAGAGTGTAAAGAACGGCTTTGAGTACTGTGAGGCACATCTGCCATTCTTTAACAG GAATCAGATGGGTAATGTGAACGTGAAGGTGACTTCAGGGCAGCTTGATGTATCCAAGGAGAAAAACCTGCTGGTCTGGGTAATCG GTCAAAAGTTCCCGAAATCCCGTGAGGTGTCACTAGAGGGCGCTGTGGGTTTCTCAGGTCAACTACCAGGACCTACAGATCCTCTTTGTACTGATCTTACAGCTTACATTAAA TTGCACTTCAGAGTGCCAGACATGACTCTGTCTGGATGCTGTGTGGACCAACATTCAGTGCAGGTCTATTCCTCTGCAAAACCTCGTATAGTTACAT CTCGAGAGCTGTTATCGTCAGAGTATTACATCTGGAACTCAACAGGCACTGCACCACTGTCCTCTGGTCACATGATGCTGTGA